From the Bradyrhizobium ontarionense genome, the window GTTCCGCACGTCGACGCGGGGCATTGTTTCGGAAACTTGAAGACCCAATTCGGTCCAGCCGCCATTATCAATCGGCCTGCGAGCAGCCACATCCGCACCACGAGCATCCGACGGGCGCGACCCTCATGACACGAGGACGCTGTCGGGGCGGCAGCGCGGCCTGATGCCGGTGGTGGTGAGGAGCGAGCGGTGGACGGACAGCAAGCGCCGGGCGGATCCGGGCCGGTCATTGTGCAGGAGGAGTCTCACCCGGCGGGCCGGCGCGCCACGCCCAGGGCGTGCGCGGGACGTGCGCTATGGCCGCTCGTCGGGCTCAGCCTGATGATCGGAACGGCCATCGTGCTGTCGTGGACGTTCGAATATGTGACCGTCGGCCAATATCTCGTTTACACCGATGACGCCTATGTCAGGATGAACGAAGTCCCGATCACGTCTGCGGTGTCCGGCCTCGTCAGGGATCTGCTCGTGATCGACAATCAGGAGATCGTTGCGGGGCAGGTTCTCGCGCGGATCGAGCACCGGGACGAGAGCGCCGCGACGGCCGTGCTGAACGACATCATCGCTCCCGTCACCGGCGTCGTTGCCGCAAGCGGTCTTCATGTCGGGGAATCGGTGACGGCGGATCGGCCGTTGATGGCGGTGGTCACGCCGGGCGAGGCCCAGGTCATCGCCGGTCTCGCGGTGTCCGAGATCACCTATGTCGCCATCGGACAGGCGGTCACGATCGACGTGCCGGGCCTGCCCTCCGTCCGACTCTATGGACACGTCGCGGATGCCGAGCTGATCGGTGCGGCATCCGGCTCGCGATACGGCGAAGACCGGATCGCGCTGAAGATCAGCCTGCTGAAGGCTGCCATGCCTCCCGAATTGCGATCGGGCATGGCCGTCGGTGCGACGATTCTGACCGGCCTGACCGGGACGGAGCGAATGGTCTCACAGGTGCTGCAGGAGAGGGCGCAGAGAACCTGCAGCTGCGAGCCGGATCTCCGACCCACGACGGTGCAGCGGCGCATCTGACCATGGCGGTCCTGCTCGGCGCCTTCGATCAGCCGCGGTTGAGTTCCTGCACGCCGTCGTGAACCTGGTAGACGACCTTGCCCTCGCGCCAGGCGAACGGGCCGTTTGGGTCGCGGCAGGCGATGCCGGCTTCCGGAATCAGCTTGTCGCACAGCATGACGATGATGGCTTCGAGCGGTGCGCTGGTGTCGTTCTCCTCGGTCATCCGGTCGATCGAGATCTCGCCGCCTTCGACGCCGTCATCGATGTGGACGATGAAGATCTCCTCATGGCCCGGGATGCCATGCGCCGTCACCCGAAACACTTCCCCCTTGTACTCGAATTCTCGAACCATCGTTTCCGCCCGTGATGAGTTTGTTGATTGTCGCTTCAAACGGAGACGGAAACTAGGAGCGCGCGGCGTGACGGTCAAGAAAAGTTGGTGTCGGGAATCCGACAAAATACAAGACGATACGAAGTCTTCGGATGCGGGTGTCGTGTCGGTGGCGTCGATTTGTGGACCGCGTATCTCGTCGGCGCCGGCCGGCCGCTGTCGCAGCGTGAGTTGATTTGGCCATGCGGTCATCACCCGCGGGCGATGACCGTTGCAGCTGTGACTCTCGTGGCCCGAGCCGCGCCGAGTCAGTCTTGCCCGACGGGCCATCCGTGCATGCCGCGCATGCGCAAACTGCCCGTCGTGCCGGTTTGTCGCGAACTTAGCGCTTGCACCGTCGGGCAAATCACCGGCACTTTCTCGCGCGTCCCGGCTCGAGAAGAGGGGCGTTTCGCGATCGTCACGAACGTCGAGCCGGAGATGCGATGGGCGCGTTGTTTCGTAGCTTGGTCTCACCGATCAGGCGGACGAGCGGAGCGATGCGACGGCGAAATCGTGTGGTCCTGGCGCCCCGATGCTGGCGCCAAGTCAGCGGTGATGATGAACCGCTGACGACGGGGGCAATCAAGCCGGTCCCCGGGGAGAGCACGTATAAGCTGGCAAACCATCGCGCAGGGAAGGCCGGGATGTCCCAGCCGAACCTGTGGTTCCTACCCCGTGCTTTTTCACTGCACGGGGGCCATGGGGGCGGCAGGCTCCCGGCCTTCCCTGCGCCTCTTCTTCATCAGAAGAGGATCAACTGATGCAAAGCTCGGGCGCAACGTGCCGCGAGATCGCGAAGCCATTTGGTCGCTGTGCCTGTCGTCACTCATCACTGTTGTTGCTTGCTGCTTGACTCCTTGGGAGGTCGCAGGCGCGCGCCGCGCGAGAAGCGGTCTCGAGAACGACCCTTCCTGTTGCGTGCCGTTCAGGTCGGACCATGCCTGCAAATCGGTCGCAATCCCCGGTGCGAGGCGAGCGAAACGACTTATTTGTCGGCGTCGTCGCCGCATGGAACAAAAGGCGCGCGACGCGCCGATCTTTGAACGGCGATTTCATTGACCGGAGCGGGCCGTGCGCGGATATTGCCGAGCGTCATCGCTCAATCACGGGTCGCCAGATGAGAACGAAAGCTGCAGCATGCCGCCTGGTGCGCAAGCGCCGCGCAGGACGCTGCTTCTCGGCGGCGACCGGGGCCTGTTGCTGACCGCCGTCCGCGAAGTCGATCGTCCCCCACCATCAGCAGATCAGGCAGGAGCGCCGCGACGCCAGCGGCGAATGAGCATCCATGTCCACCGCCTACGTCATCGAAGTCTACAATCGCACCGCCGGCATCGTCACGGGCGATGAGCACGGCTTCAGCTTCTTTTCATCCGAGCGCGCCTTCGACAGCCTCGAAGGGCGCTTCTTCGCATCCGCGCGCGAGGCCGAACGCGCCGCCCGCGCGCTGTTGAACTCCCGCGGAATGCCGCGGCGCCGGTCGCTCTGAATTCAATAACAGCCAGACGAGGACGTCTCACCATGAGCTTCTACAAAGACTTCAACGACAAGCTCGCCATCGAGGCCTGGAACAGCGGCAGGCGTGAGCCTTACGCAACGATCGAGGTGCGGCAGCTCAGCCCGACGGTGGGCGCGGAGGTCGGGGGTGTCGATCTGACCAAGGAGGTCTCGGACGCGCAGTTCGTAGAGATCCGTCGCGCGCTCGACGAGAATCTCGCGATCGTGTTTCGTGATCAGGACATCTCCAAGGACGACCACAAGCGCTTCGCGCGCCGTTTCGGCAAGTCGCTGCACCGGCACGAGCTGGCGGCGACCCGCTTCCGCCACGAGGGATCGTTCGATCCGGAGTTCCTGTCCTGGAAGACCGACAAGACGTCGCGCTTCACCGCGGGTGATGGCTGGCATCCGGATGTCTCGTGCGATCCGAGCCCGATCGCGGTTTCGCTGCTGCGCGTGACCAGGACGCCGCCGCTCGGCGGCGACACGGCCTTCGCCAACATGTACCTCGCCTATGAATTCCTGTCGGACCCGATCAAGCAACTGCTCGATGGCCTGACGGCGATCCATGACGGATCACTGGCGTGGACCGCCGGCTACGGCGCCAAGCCCGATCCGGGCAAGACCTATCCGCAGTCGGAGCATCCGGTGGTCGTCACCCATCCGCGCACCGGTCGCAAGTTCCTCTACGTCAATGCGTCCTTCACCTCGCACATCGTGCAGCTGACGCGGCGGGAAAGCGACGCGCTGCTGCAGCTCCTGTTTCGTCATGTCGAGGGGCAGCTCGCACTGCAGGCGCGCGTGCACTGGCAGCCGAATTCGCTGCTGGTGTGGGACAATTGGGCGAGCCAGCACCATGCGGTCTGGGACTACTATCCCGAAGAGCGTTGGGGCGAGCGCGTGTCGGTCGTGACCGGCGAGGTCCCGCGGGCGCGCCTCGCGCTCAGCGAGGCCGCGGAGTAGGGCGAATCGGCAGGAAGGACAAATCGGTCGGCGGCGCGGTCCTGCACGGCAAGCAATGCTATCTGCAGGACCGCCGGGAGCAGGAACATTGCTATTTTCGCGGTCAGCTTGCCGCTGCCGACCGCGCGCGCCAACATGCATGCAATCGCATGAAATCGTCCCGGAGAGATCCATGAGCCTGGTCGAGAGAAAGATCGAGTCGCTGCCGTTCGTGCTGGCCGAGCTGAACTATCTGGCGCCGACACTAGCCAAGCCGCGCACCTACGCCTTCGATCCGCCACCGGGGGAGCCGAAGTCGACCGCGCTGCCGGAGCCGCGCCAGGTGCCGGTGTTCAGCGGCCGTCCGATCGCGGAGTCGTTTGCTCTGGATCGCGAGGGCTTTGCGCTGGTGCGCCATCCGACATTCGTGCGCGACTTCACCAACGAGAAGGAGATCCGCGGCGTCTACTATCCGGCGGCCGAGGCGTTCATTCGTGCCACCTTGCGCGCGGACCGCGTCGTGATCTTCGATCACACCGTCCGCAAGCGCGTGGCCGGCGCCGCCGACATCCGCGACGGCGGGCCACGGCAGCCGGCGACGCGCGTGCATGTGGACCAGACGGCGACATCGGGCGCCAACCGTGTCCGCGAGCACCTCGGCGCCGAGGCGGACGACCTGCTGCGCGGGCGGGTGCAGGTGATCAATCTGTGGCGGCCGATCATCGGCCCGTTGCGCGACACGCCGCTCGCGATGTGCGATGCCACCACCGTGGCGCCCGGCGATCTGGTCGCGTCCGACCTGATCTATCCCAATCGCAACGGCGAGACCTATTCGGTGACGTACAATCCGCGTCATCGCTGGTTCTATTTTCCAGAGATGACGGTCGATGAGGCGCTGCTGCTGAAGTGCTACGATTCGGCGACCGACGGCCGCACGCGGTTCGCGCCGCACACCGCGTTCGTCGATCCGACGACGCCACCCGATGCGCCGCCGCGCGAGAGCATCGAATTGCGGGCGCTGGTGTTTCACCGGGCATGAATCAATGAGGAGGAGGAAGACGTTTTCCGGATGATGGTCGTTCGAGAAGCATCGTCCAACCGGAGAGCATTTTCTGAAATTGCCTCCGGGCCGATCACACGGGCGATGGTGGCGCAAATTCGAGTGCGCTGCAGCACGTCAAAGAGAGCTATTCGATGAATGCCCACCCATACGTCGGCATCGCCGAGCCGATCCGGCCCACGGAGCCGGTCGTGCCCGCTGGTCGCGTCGCCGAGCCGATGGTCCGCTTCGAGGGACTGTCGAAGGTCTATCCCGCCTATCGCGACAAGCCCGATGTCGAAGCGCTCAAGGATATCGACTTCGCGATCGCGCGCGGCTCGATCACCGGCGTGATCGGCCGTTCCGGTGCCGGCAAGTCGAGTCTCGTCAGGCTGATCAATGGGCTCGAGAAGCCGACGGCGGGACGCGTCATCGTCGATGGCCGCGATATCTCGGCCTTGCGCGGTCAGCCGCTGCGGCTTGCGCAACGCTCGATCGGCATGATCTTCCAGCATTTCAACCTGCTGTCGTCGCGCACGGCGGCCGACAACATCGCGCTGCCGCTGGAGATCGCCGGCTGGTCGAAGGCCGACATCCGGGCACGGGTGTCCGAGCTCCTGGATTTGGTCGACATCGCCGACAAGCACGATCGCTATCCGTCGGAGCTGTCCGGCGGTCAGAAGCAGCGCATCGGCATCGCGCGCGCACTGGCGACGCGGCCGAACGTGCTGCTGTCGGACGAAGCAACGTCGGCGCTGGATCCGCAGACCACGCGCGCCATTCTCGACCTGCTCGCCAACATCAATCGCGAGCTCGGCGTCACCATCATCCTCATCACCCATGAAATGTCCGTGGTCCGCCAGCTCGCCAAGGAGGTCGTCGTGATCGATGACGGACGTGTCGTCGAGCGCGGCCATGTCGCCGACATCTTCACCCATCCGAGGCATCCCACCACGCAGGCGTTCTTGTCGGAAGCGCTCGGCGACGCCGTGCCCGTCTCACTGGCAAGCCGCCTCGTGCCGGCGCCGCTGTCGGTCGGACAGGCGGTCATTCGCGTCCAGCTGCGCGGTACCGATGCAGGCGATACGCTGGTGGCGCGGCTGGCGCGCGAGCTGTCGATCGATGTCGCGCTGCTGTCGGCGCGGATTGACGAGATCGGCGGCCAGCATGTCGGTTCACTGATCCTGGGAATTCCGGGCGGCGAGGCGGCGGCGCGGCAAACCGTGGCGTATCTCGCTCAGCATCATGTCTCATCGGAGCGTCTCGGCTATGTCTCCTGAGCTCATCAATCTGATCATCCAGGCCACCGGCGAGAGCCTGTTCATGGTGTCGACGGCCGCACTGGTCGCGACCTCGCTCGGGCTGCCGCTCGGCATTTTCCTGGCCACCAGCCGCAAGGGGGAATTGTTCGCAGCACCCGCGATCAACGCGGCCCTCGGCGTGGTCGTCAACGCGACGCGGTCGACGCCCTTCATCATCCTCGTCGTCGCCATCATCCCGTTCACCCGCCTTGTCGCCGGTACGTCGATCGGCTCTGGCGCGGCGATCGTGCCGCTGACGGTCGCGGCGACGCCCTTCATCGCGCGGCTGGTCGAGGCGGCCATTCGCGAGGTCGACGGCGGCCTGATCGAAACCGCGTCCTCGTTCGGCGCGACGCCGCTGCAGATCGTGTTCAAGGTGTTGATTCCGGAAGCGCTGCCGGGCCTCGTGCTGGCACTGACGCTCGCCGTGGTCAGCCTGCTCGGCTATTCCGCGATGGTGGGCGCGGTCGGCGGCGGCGGGCTCGGCGATCTTGGCATCCGCTACGGCTATCAACGTTTCATGCCCGAGATGATGCTCGCGGTGGTCGTCGTCCTGATCGCACTGGTGCAGACGGTGCAGACCGTGGGCGATCATCTTGCCCGCCGGCTCAATCGGCGGCTGCGGCAGCGTTGAGGACAGGATCTTGGCGTGTGAGCGTGTCGCGGTGAATGCGGGCGCTCGAGGCGGGAGGTGAACGACCATGAACACGATCGTCGAACGACCCAGGAAATTTGCGCTCGTCGAACGGCAGCCCGCG encodes:
- a CDS encoding HlyD family efflux transporter periplasmic adaptor subunit; the encoded protein is MDGQQAPGGSGPVIVQEESHPAGRRATPRACAGRALWPLVGLSLMIGTAIVLSWTFEYVTVGQYLVYTDDAYVRMNEVPITSAVSGLVRDLLVIDNQEIVAGQVLARIEHRDESAATAVLNDIIAPVTGVVAASGLHVGESVTADRPLMAVVTPGEAQVIAGLAVSEITYVAIGQAVTIDVPGLPSVRLYGHVADAELIGAASGSRYGEDRIALKISLLKAAMPPELRSGMAVGATILTGLTGTERMVSQVLQERAQRTCSCEPDLRPTTVQRRI
- a CDS encoding TauD/TfdA dioxygenase family protein, coding for MSFYKDFNDKLAIEAWNSGRREPYATIEVRQLSPTVGAEVGGVDLTKEVSDAQFVEIRRALDENLAIVFRDQDISKDDHKRFARRFGKSLHRHELAATRFRHEGSFDPEFLSWKTDKTSRFTAGDGWHPDVSCDPSPIAVSLLRVTRTPPLGGDTAFANMYLAYEFLSDPIKQLLDGLTAIHDGSLAWTAGYGAKPDPGKTYPQSEHPVVVTHPRTGRKFLYVNASFTSHIVQLTRRESDALLQLLFRHVEGQLALQARVHWQPNSLLVWDNWASQHHAVWDYYPEERWGERVSVVTGEVPRARLALSEAAE
- a CDS encoding CmcJ/NvfI family oxidoreductase; the protein is MSLVERKIESLPFVLAELNYLAPTLAKPRTYAFDPPPGEPKSTALPEPRQVPVFSGRPIAESFALDREGFALVRHPTFVRDFTNEKEIRGVYYPAAEAFIRATLRADRVVIFDHTVRKRVAGAADIRDGGPRQPATRVHVDQTATSGANRVREHLGAEADDLLRGRVQVINLWRPIIGPLRDTPLAMCDATTVAPGDLVASDLIYPNRNGETYSVTYNPRHRWFYFPEMTVDEALLLKCYDSATDGRTRFAPHTAFVDPTTPPDAPPRESIELRALVFHRA
- a CDS encoding methionine ABC transporter ATP-binding protein, coding for MNAHPYVGIAEPIRPTEPVVPAGRVAEPMVRFEGLSKVYPAYRDKPDVEALKDIDFAIARGSITGVIGRSGAGKSSLVRLINGLEKPTAGRVIVDGRDISALRGQPLRLAQRSIGMIFQHFNLLSSRTAADNIALPLEIAGWSKADIRARVSELLDLVDIADKHDRYPSELSGGQKQRIGIARALATRPNVLLSDEATSALDPQTTRAILDLLANINRELGVTIILITHEMSVVRQLAKEVVVIDDGRVVERGHVADIFTHPRHPTTQAFLSEALGDAVPVSLASRLVPAPLSVGQAVIRVQLRGTDAGDTLVARLARELSIDVALLSARIDEIGGQHVGSLILGIPGGEAAARQTVAYLAQHHVSSERLGYVS
- a CDS encoding methionine ABC transporter permease, with amino-acid sequence MSPELINLIIQATGESLFMVSTAALVATSLGLPLGIFLATSRKGELFAAPAINAALGVVVNATRSTPFIILVVAIIPFTRLVAGTSIGSGAAIVPLTVAATPFIARLVEAAIREVDGGLIETASSFGATPLQIVFKVLIPEALPGLVLALTLAVVSLLGYSAMVGAVGGGGLGDLGIRYGYQRFMPEMMLAVVVVLIALVQTVQTVGDHLARRLNRRLRQR